Part of the Candidatus Melainabacteria bacterium genome, TTGCTGGCAGCGACTCACGGCGGACGCAACGAAGATATAGAAATTTCCAGAGCGGCTCTGGCAGAAACAAAAGCTCAAATCAATCAACTGCAAGAGCAAATCGCCCAAACCATCATCGTCGCACCTGACGATGGGCTGATCTCGAAGCGCGATGCCCATATCGGCGACATTACAACTGCTGGTACGCCGCTCTTCTCAATCATCAGACTGAACAAACTGGAATTACGCGCTCAAGTATCGGACCAGGATTTGATCAAGTTCAAACCCGGACAGGTTGTCACTGTAACCTCGACAGAGGAAGATTCCAGACCGATCAAGGCGACCGTCAAACTCGTAAGCCCACAGGTCGATCCATTAACACGACTGGGAACTGTGCGCATCTCGCTTCCAGACAACGCGGGGCTGAAACCAGGCATGTTCGCCCGTGCCGATGTCACATTCGGCAAACGCAACGCCATCACCGTGCCAGTCGGTGCGGTCATCACTCGAAACGGTCAATCAGCGGTATTCACCCTGGACGGCGATAGAGTGGCGAGTTACCCGGTAAAAGTCGGTCAAGAAAATGACACCTATGCCGAAATCATCAGTGGTCTAAATGAAGGGCAAACTGTGGTAGTGCAGGGCGCACGATTCCTCTCCGACCGCGACGTCGTTCGCGTCGCGAAATAATCCTATGAATTGGAATATTTCCGCATGGTGCATCCGCAATCCAATTCCGCCCATTATTTTGTTTGTACTGCTGACCGTCTTCGGCTGCACATCGCTGGCCCAACTGGGCATCGAAGAAGAGCCAAACATCGACATGCCCTGGGTCTGGGTGGGTGTGACCATGAGCGGCGCAGCTCCAATCGAGCTGGAAACGCAAATCACTAAAAAGGTGGAAGACGCAATTGCCAGCGTCGCCAACGTCAAACACATTTATTCAGAAGTAAATACTGGAGTAAGCAACACTAATATTGAATTCGAATTGGGAACGAACAGCGATCGAGCCACCAACGATGTTCGCGAAGCCATTTCACGCATCAGGCAACAACTGCCTCGCGGCATCGAAGAACCGATAGTTCAGCGCCAGGATTACGTCAGCGGTTCCTCAATCACATACACAATCTCATCGACAAAAAATCGCCCCACACTCGAATTGAGCTGGATTGTCGACAATGACGTTTCGCGTGCCCTCATGGCGAACTCCAACATCGGTCAAGTTTACAGATTTGGTGGAGTGGATCGGCAGATCAACGTCAGCCTGGACCCGATCAGATTGGAAGCCCTTGGAGTCACAGCAGACATGGTCAACACGCAGCTGCGCGCGCTGAACATCAATCTACCTGGTGGTCGGGGCACGGTGGGCGCGGCTGAAGAATCGATTCGCACGCTGGGCAGTGCCCCCACGGTGGATGCTCTCAGATCGACACGCATCATGCTGCCGGGCAACCGCTGGGTGGAACTGCGGGCGCTGGGTGACGTGTCGGAAGGGATATCAGAGCAGCGGCACAAAGCAATGCTGGATGGCAACTCAGTAGTCAGCTTCGAAATCATTCGACGCCGCGGAAAAAACATTGTCGCCGTCGAGAAAGACGCTGAGCGAATTCTCGACGACTTACAAAAGCGATTAGGACCAGACATAAAATTCACTCGGATTTTCAGCGACGCAAAATATGTGCGCGAATCATGTGACTCTACCTTCGAGTCGCTTTTGCTGGGCGCAATATTAGCTGTAATCGTCATATGGGCATTTCTCAGGGACGGAAGAGCGGCGATTATCGCAGCCGTTGCTATGCCACTGTCTGTAATACCGACGTTCGGCTTCATGAAATTAGCAGACTTTACGCTCAACGACATGTCGCTCCTCGGAATGGCGCTGGTCATAGGAATTCTCGTCGACGATGCAATCGTTGAAATCGAAAACATTGTGCGGCATATGAACCAGGGCAAAAAGCCATATTTCGCCGCAATTGACGCGGCTGACGAAATTGGTCTAGCGGTCGTTGCCACCACAATGGCAGCAGTGGTTGTTTTCCTGCCGGTTGCCTTTATGGGAGGTATACCGGGTCAATTCTTCCGCCAATTCGGATTGACTGTTTCGGTAGCCGTATTCTGCTCACTTCTGGTGGCAAGATTGATTACTCCCGTGATGGCAGCCTACTGGCTCAAGCCACACAAAGAAGTAAAGGAATCACATACACTCAATAATATCTACGAACACTTCCTCGCTCTTGCCCTGAAACACAGATTGATTACGGCAATCGCCGGCATCATTTTCTTTGGCGCCAGCTGCGTGCTTTTCAAATCGCTACCGACTTCACTTGTCTCACGAATCGACCGGGGCGAATCGACAATTACGGTGGAATTGCCACCGGGATCACAATTGCAAGACACGCTCAATGTCGTTGACAAGCTGACCGGAATTATCAAGAAACAACCTGAAGTAGTGACCATCTTCTCCTCTGTCGGAAAAGGTGGTGAGGTAAATCAGGGACGCATTCACATAGTTCTCAAGCCCAAAGGCGAGCGCAAAATTTCGCAAGATGAATTTGAAGACAAATTGCGCCCACAATTCGCTGAAGTGCCAGGTGCGCGTGTAACCTTCAACGGCGGCTGGGGCTCAGGCAGCGTGCAAATTCTGCTCACCAGTTACGACACTGCAGCCCTGGAGCAGACGGCTCAAGAACTGACAAAAGAAGTACGAAAAATTCCAGAGCTGACAGACGTTCAATCAACCGCGTCATCGCTGCGACCTGAAATCGTAGTTCGGCCTGACTTCGCCCGAGCAGCGGAACAAGGAGTTTCGGTCGAATCGATAGCCCGAACGGCTCTAGTTGCTACCGTGGGCGATACCGAAGCAAACCGTCCAAAATTCGACCTGGCTGACAGACAGATACCGATTGTTGTGCAAATCGATCCCAAATATCGTCACAAGATGTCGGTGATAGGCAATTTGCGTGTCGCAGGTAACGGGGGCAGGCTCGTGCCGTTGTCGAGTGTCGCTAAAGTTTCTCTCGACAGTGGATTGTTCAAAATCGACAGACACGACCGGGCTCGCCAGGTTTCCATCAACGCCAAGTTCGGCGCCAATTACACTCTTGGGCAAGCACTCGAGGCTATCCACAACCTGCCCGCATACAAAAATATGCCGCCCTCACTGAAGGAACATAAGACCGGCGATGCCGAAATTCAGGGCGATATTTTCGGAGGCTTCGGTTATGCCATCGTCACCGGAGTGCTCCTTATCTACGCAGTTCTGGTGCTATTGTTCCGAGGATTTTTGCAGCCTTTCACGATCATGATGTCGTTGCCGCTGTCACTCGGAGGCGCCTTGATCGGTCTGGTACTTTTCAACAAGCCGATCGACATGTATGCGCTGATTGGCATCGTCATGCTCATGGGTCTGGTCACTAAAAACGCTATTCTTCTCGTCGAATACTGCCTCGCGGCGATGTCGAGCGGCATGAGTCGTCGCGAGGCAATTTTTAGTGCCGGCCGAACCAGGATGCGACCGATTCTGATGACAACAACTGCTATGATAGCGGGCATGCTTCCCATCGCCGTAGGGCTGGGTGCCGGTTCGGAAGCCAGAGCACCCATGGCGATAGCAGTTGTGGGTGGATTGTTCATGTCTACTCTCTTGACACTGGTTGTTGTGCCTGTAGTCTTCACTTATATGGATGATTTGCAAAATTGGATTTTCAAAGTCTTCAAGAGTAGATCCCATGACGAGCACGACTCTAATATAAGAGTGACCGAATCAGCCGAACCTAGCGATACGACAAGCCCTAAACTAATCAATAAAACAAAATGATGAACACCGCTAACGACGCATTCCTACTTGTATTCCTCTTTGTAGGAATTGCTCTAGTGGGTCAACACATCGTCAATAGATTCGTAAAAATCGAAATTCTCGAGCAACATCACAGCGCCGGCGAAGCCATGATGGGCGTTGTTGGAACACTATTTTCCGTGCTCCTCGGATTCATGATCGCCAGCGCCATGACCAAATATCAAGACGCACAAATGTGTGGACAAATGGAAGCAAGCAATGTGGCCAGCGTATTTCGTATAGCTCGGGGCATGTCGGATATCGACCGACCGAGAATTCGTAATCTTTGTCGAGCTTACGTTGATGATGTGATCAACTCTGAGTGGCCGAAGATGCAACGGCACGAAAAAATCAATCACGGATGGGAGACCTACCAACAACTGTGGGAAGCCGTTTTGGCAACCGTGCCAGAGAACGACAGGCAGAGCAATTTGCAACAGGGCATGATCGCTTCCATGCAATCACTTGGAGAACAGCGTAGACAAAGAATCTTGCTTGCATCAACGGCGATGCCAAAAGCACTATGGGTAGTGGTAGGTATCGGCGCACTTATTACGGTGGCATTCACTTATGTCTTTGCCTCGCAATTTCATCAAGTGCAAGGTGCTATGACGACTCTCGTTGCAGCGGCATTGGCTTTAAACATCTGGCTCCTGGCGGCTTACTCAGACCCTTACAGCGGCGAACTTAAGATCTCACCATCAATGTTCGAGCTGGTGCGAGATGCAATTTTGCCGATCCCAGATACACCATCAAGATTCCTCCATGATGCAAAACCTGAAAAGTAGGAACAGCAACGGACAGGGCAGAGCTCAGAGCGGCAGCGAAATACAGAACGACCTGTTGTATGCGAAATGCTACTTGCCGGTGGTCTGAGAAATCGGTGCCACCACAGGATTTACCTTCATTCCATCCATAATAAAATCCTGCGGGCTGATAATCACTCTGTCACCATCATTGACACCATTGGCGACTTCAAATTGTCCGCCCAGATCGCGCCCTACATCAAGCTTCTTAACGTGTACAACGTTATCTTTATCCAGGACATAGACAAATTGTCCATCGGCGCGAGTCACTAGAGTCGACGCTGGAATAACCGGCAGCCTCATCGTAGACGGAGCTTGAAAGCGAACCTTGGCATACATTCCGGGCAAGAGCTTATGATTCTGATTGGGCACATGAATTTCAACTTGCAATGTCTTGGATGTTTCATCCAGGCCGCCCGAGACATTCGTCACCGTACCTTCGAAATCTTGTCGTGGAAACTCAGGGAACGTCAATTTTGCGATCTCGCCCTGATGAATGTAGGGGACGTATTGCTCGGGCACGTAGACAAAAACACGCAACACATCTGTTTTTGCTACTTCAAACAAAATCGAACTGCCATTGTTGCTTCCGGAACTAATCAACGCACCAGCGTCAACGTTTCGCTTGGTAATGATTCCGGAAAACGGTGCTGTCACTTTTTTAAACGACCGGGTCGCTTCTATTTGCTGATGCTGCGCCTTTGCTGTGTCAAGCGCACTCTGGGCTGCCTTGACCGCTGCTGCAGCAGAGTTGTATGTCGCCCTGGCAGATCGCTCGGCTTCATTCAATGATTCAAGTGTTGCAACTGCACCGTTATATTGCTGCACGTGAGAATCTCTGTCTTCGAGACTGACTGCACCTTGTTTAGCAAGCCCGGTGTAGCGTGTAACTTCAGCTGTGTAGAACTGCAAGTCAGTCCGTCCCTTGCGTACATTCGCCGCCACGGTGCGCATATCAGCCTGAGCTTTTACCTGAGTTTCTTTGGCATTTTCCACCTGGGCTCTGGCTTGTTGTACCGCACTTTCTGCTGCCTGCACCTGTTGATCGATTTCAGGCGTATCAATCGTTGCCAGCACCTGACCGGCTTTTACCTGGTCACCGATATTTGCAAACCGCTCATTCAAATAGCCATTTACGCGTGCGTATATCTGGGCAACCTGAATCGCTTGAGTGGAACCTGGTAATACAAATTCCTGTATCGCGGCTCCGGGTTGAGCAACGACGATTGAGACACTGGGGGCTTCGCTGATCTGCTTCTTGGTGTCCTGAATCAGTGTTTGTTGTTGAAAAATTCTTGGCAAAGCACCGAATGCAATAAGACCGATCAGTGCGACCACCACTATGGTGCCAATAGTCCAGGGCAAAGCTGATTTTTTCGCGGGAACGCCGGCAGCAACCGGAACCTGACTCTCAGGCAATGTCGCAGATGCTAACGTGTCGCTATTCGGTTCCATGCTTTTGTCTCTTACTCCTCTTTATGTCTTTATGTGGACGGATTCCCTGGAGACTCGACTCCGACCAAGACAGTTTCAGTGTGCAACTTTAGAAGTTTGCCGGCATAACGATTGTCGTTTTCAGCAAATGCCTCGATGATTTCCATATGCTCTTGCGCACACTCCTCGAGATTGAACAAATTGGAGTGGGCTAGCGAAAGCATTCTAATCTCAGGCGCTATCGTCTCCCAGACAATCATCAAAGTTGCATTGCCAGAGGCTTCCACAATGATTCTATGGAATTCGATATTGGCAAAACCGTATTTCTGCGCATTCTGCTCACGCGCAGCAGCGACTGTTTCAAGAGCTTTCGCGCGTAACTCATCCATTCGAGGCAACAATCTGTCACCCATCTTTTCGGCCGCAAGTTGTTCGAGAACGCCCCGAATTTCAAGACACTCCTGCATTTCACGGCTCGTAACTTCTCTGACACGCGTACCTTTATATGGTTGCGTTTCGACTACACGCATTGCCTCGAGCTGCGAAAGAGCCTCCCTAATGGGAGCCTGACTGGTGGCAAATTCTTTGGCAATTTGTAGCTCAACAAGTTTCTGACCAGGTGCATATGTTCCATCGCAGATACGCTGCAAAATCACATCTTTTATGCGATTGCTTGCACAATTTTTGGACTTCTCAGGAGTCGTCTTATCTGTCGATTGCACCGTTGATCTCACCCAAATTATCGATAATTACCCAATTTGGCGGCAAAACTTGCCAAGCAGCTCAATTATCGCCGAATCAATCACTTCAGGGATTTTTTGAAAAAATTTCCCCTTAGCAATTATAGCCGAATTATCGATAATCCGGCTATAATTGATTAGACTCGAGGTCAAAAAGTTTATGTGGATCGTCAGACTTGCCTTAGACAGGCCTTACACATTTGTCGTCGTGGCGATTTTAATCGCGCTGTTTGGGTCACTTTCGATCAAACAGATGTCGGTAGACATTTTTCCTCGCATCAACATTCCGGTTCTCACCTGCGTCTGGAATTACACGGGGCTGATTCCCGTTGAAATGGAGCGGCGTATCACAAACGTCACGGAGCGCGCTGCCACCACAACTGTCACTGGAATCGAGCATATAGAGTCACTCTCGCTGGTTGGTGTTTGCGTAATCAAACTCTATTTGCATCAGGATGCCAACGCTCAAGAATCACTTGCCGAGCTTGCCGCAATTTGCCAGACCATGTTGAAACAGATGCCGCCTGGCGTCACGCCGCCGCTGGTCACCGCATTCAGTGCGACAGACATCCCGGTTATGCAGCTATGTATCAGCTCTAAAACAATTCCTGAAACGAAGTTATTTGACTTCGCTAACAATTTCGTGCGCACACAACTTGCCACCGTGCAAGGTGCTGCCCTGCCGTGGCCTTACGGTGGTGCGGCGAGACAAATCATGGTCGACATCGACCCGCAAAAACTCGCCTCCAAAGGTGTTTCGGCGGCAGACGTGGCTCTGGCTCTCAATCAACAGAACATTATTCTGCCGGCTGGAACTGCGAAATTCGGCACAACCGAATACTATGTCATGCTGAACAGCAGCCCCACCACTGTAGAGCAGCTCAACGAAATGCCGGTTAAGCAGGTTGGTGATGCGACGATTTTGATGAAAGACGTCGCACAAATCCACGACGGGCTCGCCGTTCAGACAAACGTGGTGAACGAGAGCGGCAGCAGAGCTATTCTCCAGAACGTCGTCAAACTTGGTGCTGCTTCGACTATCGATGTCGTGAACAGAGTCAAAGCGCAAATTCCTGCTATCGAAAACATTTTGCCTGCCGGCGTTGATTTG contains:
- a CDS encoding DUF4239 domain-containing protein encodes the protein MMNTANDAFLLVFLFVGIALVGQHIVNRFVKIEILEQHHSAGEAMMGVVGTLFSVLLGFMIASAMTKYQDAQMCGQMEASNVASVFRIARGMSDIDRPRIRNLCRAYVDDVINSEWPKMQRHEKINHGWETYQQLWEAVLATVPENDRQSNLQQGMIASMQSLGEQRRQRILLASTAMPKALWVVVGIGALITVAFTYVFASQFHQVQGAMTTLVAAALALNIWLLAAYSDPYSGELKISPSMFELVRDAILPIPDTPSRFLHDAKPEK
- a CDS encoding GntR family transcriptional regulator translates to MQSTDKTTPEKSKNCASNRIKDVILQRICDGTYAPGQKLVELQIAKEFATSQAPIREALSQLEAMRVVETQPYKGTRVREVTSREMQECLEIRGVLEQLAAEKMGDRLLPRMDELRAKALETVAAAREQNAQKYGFANIEFHRIIVEASGNATLMIVWETIAPEIRMLSLAHSNLFNLEECAQEHMEIIEAFAENDNRYAGKLLKLHTETVLVGVESPGNPST
- a CDS encoding efflux RND transporter permease subunit, coding for MNWNISAWCIRNPIPPIILFVLLTVFGCTSLAQLGIEEEPNIDMPWVWVGVTMSGAAPIELETQITKKVEDAIASVANVKHIYSEVNTGVSNTNIEFELGTNSDRATNDVREAISRIRQQLPRGIEEPIVQRQDYVSGSSITYTISSTKNRPTLELSWIVDNDVSRALMANSNIGQVYRFGGVDRQINVSLDPIRLEALGVTADMVNTQLRALNINLPGGRGTVGAAEESIRTLGSAPTVDALRSTRIMLPGNRWVELRALGDVSEGISEQRHKAMLDGNSVVSFEIIRRRGKNIVAVEKDAERILDDLQKRLGPDIKFTRIFSDAKYVRESCDSTFESLLLGAILAVIVIWAFLRDGRAAIIAAVAMPLSVIPTFGFMKLADFTLNDMSLLGMALVIGILVDDAIVEIENIVRHMNQGKKPYFAAIDAADEIGLAVVATTMAAVVVFLPVAFMGGIPGQFFRQFGLTVSVAVFCSLLVARLITPVMAAYWLKPHKEVKESHTLNNIYEHFLALALKHRLITAIAGIIFFGASCVLFKSLPTSLVSRIDRGESTITVELPPGSQLQDTLNVVDKLTGIIKKQPEVVTIFSSVGKGGEVNQGRIHIVLKPKGERKISQDEFEDKLRPQFAEVPGARVTFNGGWGSGSVQILLTSYDTAALEQTAQELTKEVRKIPELTDVQSTASSLRPEIVVRPDFARAAEQGVSVESIARTALVATVGDTEANRPKFDLADRQIPIVVQIDPKYRHKMSVIGNLRVAGNGGRLVPLSSVAKVSLDSGLFKIDRHDRARQVSINAKFGANYTLGQALEAIHNLPAYKNMPPSLKEHKTGDAEIQGDIFGGFGYAIVTGVLLIYAVLVLLFRGFLQPFTIMMSLPLSLGGALIGLVLFNKPIDMYALIGIVMLMGLVTKNAILLVEYCLAAMSSGMSRREAIFSAGRTRMRPILMTTTAMIAGMLPIAVGLGAGSEARAPMAIAVVGGLFMSTLLTLVVVPVVFTYMDDLQNWIFKVFKSRSHDEHDSNIRVTESAEPSDTTSPKLINKTK
- a CDS encoding efflux RND transporter periplasmic adaptor subunit, with amino-acid sequence MEPNSDTLASATLPESQVPVAAGVPAKKSALPWTIGTIVVVALIGLIAFGALPRIFQQQTLIQDTKKQISEAPSVSIVVAQPGAAIQEFVLPGSTQAIQVAQIYARVNGYLNERFANIGDQVKAGQVLATIDTPEIDQQVQAAESAVQQARAQVENAKETQVKAQADMRTVAANVRKGRTDLQFYTAEVTRYTGLAKQGAVSLEDRDSHVQQYNGAVATLESLNEAERSARATYNSAAAAVKAAQSALDTAKAQHQQIEATRSFKKVTAPFSGIITKRNVDAGALISSGSNNGSSILFEVAKTDVLRVFVYVPEQYVPYIHQGEIAKLTFPEFPRQDFEGTVTNVSGGLDETSKTLQVEIHVPNQNHKLLPGMYAKVRFQAPSTMRLPVIPASTLVTRADGQFVYVLDKDNVVHVKKLDVGRDLGGQFEVANGVNDGDRVIISPQDFIMDGMKVNPVVAPISQTTGK